Within Rhodothermales bacterium, the genomic segment CGATGCCGCGCATCCCCCACCGCGGACATTACAGCCGCGACCGTGCCGACGACCGGCTCGAGTGGGTGCGTCAGAGGACGGGAGCGCCGCTCGTAGAGCTGGGCACCTACGGTACGGATCCCGAGACGCTGCGCGGCAACGTGGAGAACTTCATCGGCATGGTGCAGGTGCCGGTCGGGGTGGGGGGGCCGCTGCTCGTCCGCGGCGAGCACGTGGACGACTACATCGTGGCACCGCTGGCGACCACGGAGGGCACCCTGGTCGCCTCGCTCTCGCGGGGGTCCCGTGCGCTCAGCCTGGCGGGCGGCGTGCGGGCACGGGTGGTGCACCAGCAGATGACGCGGGCGCCGATGTTCACGTGCGGCTCCCTCGACGACGCCTTCCGCCTCCTACGCTGGCTCGAAGGCCACCTCGACGACCTGCGGGCGGCCGTCCGCACGGCCAGCCAGCGGGCCGAACTCGTCGCGGTCCGGGGCTTCGTCAGCGGCGCCGTGCTCCACGTCCGCTTCCTGTACCGCACCGCGGATGCCGCCGGCCAGAATATGACCACCGCAGCCACGCACCACGCATGCGAGTGGGTACTGGAGCACCTCCCGCCCGACGTAGACCTGGTGCGCTACGTCATCGAGGGCAACTTCAGCAGCGATAAGAAGGCCAGCTTCCTCAGCTTCATCGAAGGGCGGGGGACGCGGGTCGTCGCCGAGGCGAAGCTGCCGGGCGCCGTGCTCCGGGACGTGCTAAAGGTGGAGCCCTCGGACCTCCTCAGCACCTGGTCGGGCTTCGTATCGGCCTCGGTGGGGGCCGGGATGATGGGGCTGAACGTGAACGTCGCCAACACCATCGCCGCGCTCTTCACCGCCACGGGGCAGGACATCGCCTGCGTCCACGAATCGTCCGTCGGGCAGCTCGACGTCCGGCCCGACGGCGACGGCATCTACGTCTCCCTCGTGCTGCCGTCGCTCGTCATCGGCACCGTCGGGGGCGGCACCGGGCTCCCGACGCAGCGCGAAGCGCTCGAGATGCTAGGCTGTTACGGAGCGGGCAAGGGCGGCCGCCTCGCCGAGATCGTCGCCGCCTTCGCGCTGGCGCTCGACCTCTCGACGCTCTCGGCCATCACGGCCGGCCACTTCGCCGCCGCGCACGAACGTCTCGGGCGTAACCGCCCGGACCTGGGAGTGAAGGCGGAGGACTTTAATGAAGGCCTCTTCGAGCGCCTACTCTCCGATGAAGACGGGCCCGTCGCCGTGGGGTCCGCCGAGCCGATTCCGATGGACACCTCGGCGAGCATCCTTTCGGACCTCGCCGCTACCGAACTCAGCAACAAGCGCGTCGGTCTCTTCCCGTACGAGGTGCGCTATACGAGGGAGGGCGTCAGGGGCACGGTGAGGCTCGTACTCAAGGTGAAGGCGACCGACAGCGAGGTGGTCGGCGCGCTCAACAAGATGGCGCAGGGCTGCGGTGGCCCCCTCTCCTCCGCGTTCGGGCGACTCGGCCTGCAGACCGACTTCCGCGGCTGCCACGAACGCGAACTCGCGCTCGCCCGGCTGCCCCAACAAAAGTTCACCCGCATCGCCCCGAAGATCTACGGCACGTGGCATGACGCCGACCGCGAGGTCTGCGTCATCGCGATGGAACTCCTCGAAGACGTGACCCACGTCGGGACGGCCGACCGACCGGACGCGTGGAGCCGCGACGACATCGCCGTCGTGCTGAACGATCTCGCTCCGTTCCACGCGTTGCATCTCGGCCGCACGGATAGCCTACCAGAGGACCTGTGTCTCTCTCCTCGCACGACCCACGCGACGGGGGGTTTGGCGGAACTCTGGCGCGCCCTCGCCGATCACGGGGCCGTCGAGTTCCCCGGCACCTACACGCCTGAGCGACTCAGGATGGTGCGTGCCCTCATCGACTCGATAGAGGAGTGGTGGCCGACGCTCGAGGCCATGCCGCGAACGCTGGTCCACAACGACTTCAACCCGCGCAACCTCTGCCTGCGGCGGGGAGGCGACGGTGCGCGCCTCTGTGCCTACGACTGGGAGCTAGCCACCGTGAACGCACCGCAGGCGGACATCGCGGAGTTCCTCGCCTTCGTCCTACCCCCGGAGACGAGGCGCGAGGACCGGTTGTCGTGGTGCGACGAGTATCGCCGGGCGCTCGAGCAGGCCTCGGACGCTATCCTCGACGAGGAGCAGTTCCGTGCCGGCTTCGACCTGGCCTGCGCGGACCTGCTGATTGGGCGCCTGGGCCTCTACACGATGGCGCACACCTACAAGGACTACTCGTTTCTGCCGCGGGTGCTAGACGGCGTCTTCCGACACGTCGCCGCCTCTCCGACGCTGGCCCCCTTCACTCGCTAACCGAGAGGTCCTTATGCACGGTGCCGCAATGGATCGCGAGTCGCTCATCAAGCGCGAGTCGCTCATCAGCCGATTCTGGGCGTACCTCCGCGAGCGCTATGACCCCCTGCAGTTCGTGCCGTTCCACCTGCTCACCGTCGCCGCCGTCGGGGGCCTCGTCCGTCTTCGGTTCGACGCCCCGGCGGATGCCGCGCACGTCCTCTCACACGGGGCCCTAACGCTGATCTTGCTGGCCTTCTACTTCATCCTCCGCGTGTTCGACGAGCACAAGGACCGGGAGGACGATGTCCGGGCTCACCCCGACCGCCTCCTCTCCCGAGGCGTCGTCGAACACCGTCACCTGCGTGGGGCTGCTTGGGGGGCCGTCGCCGTGATGATCGGCCTTGCGCTGCCTTTCGGGCTGGCCATGGTAGCCGGGGCGGTTGCCGTCCTCGCTTACGCCCTGTTGATGCTGCGGGAGTTCTTCGTCGCCGCCTGGCTCCGGCAGCGGGTGGTGCTCTACGGCCTCACCCACAACGCGGTCGTCTTCCTGTCGGTCCACCTGGTGTTCCTTGGGTTCGGCCTGGTTGCAGGCGAAGGCCTCGCGACCCTTCGCGATCCTTTCGTGCACGCAGGGGCGCTCGCCATCAACCTCCTCGTGTTCTCGCTCGAGGTAGCCCGAAAGATTCGCACGCCGGACGGCGAGCGGGAAGGGGTGGAGACCTACTCCCGCGTTCTCGGGCTCCGCAAAGCGGCCCTCGTCCTCCTTGCGGTTCAGAGCGCCGGCGCCGCCGTTCTCCTCTGCCTCTTCCTCACATCGGAAGCTCATCTGATATGGGCGCGGGCCGGACTAATGGGCATCGGGTGGGTTCTCACGGTGGCCACCATTCGCGCCCTCCTCCGCCGGCCTACAGCAACGGCAGCGGAGCGCCTCGTCCAGCCTGCCGGCTTATCGGTTGCGCTCTACCTCATCGGGACTGCGATCTGAGACGCGGTCCGACGACGAAGGGGGCACTCCGGGAAGCGATCGCGGGAGGCTGACGGATGGACCGGGCCGTGGACTACGGGCCGCTCCAGAACGTGGCCCCTTTTAGTAATGGCCTAGGATGAACGATACTCCCCCGCGTATATCTTCCACGCCTTTCAATTGCCCCGTTCTCACCACGACGTGATGATTCCGCGTTACCTCGCAGCGCTCGCTGCCCTCGTGCTCTCCTTCTGCCTCGCCTCGCCCGCCTCGGCGGAGGTCCTCGTCGTTCCCACCGACTACCCGACGATCTCCGCGGCCGTGGGCGCCGCCGCCGCTGGGGACACCGTCTTCGTCTTGGACGGCGTCTACCGGGGCGGCATCCCCCTCAAGAGCCACGTCACCCTCCTCGGCCAGAGCAACACCGGCACCATCATCGACGGCGACCTCTTCGACGCCCACGCCGGGTTCGACTTCTACTGGGACCAGCACCCGGGGTACGGGCGGGAGGGCGTCGTCGTCCAAAACTTCCGCATCCGCAACTTCCCCCGGGCCGTCCGATTCGCCGACAACGAGTCCCACGACCCGCTCGACCTCGGGATCGCGATCCGGAACAACGTGGTGGAGGGGTGCGGCACGGCCTTCTACCTCTCGTGGAACGCCGGCGGTGCCGCCGCCCTTATCGAGGGCAACGTCCTCTACGGCCCGAGTCCGGGCTCCGGCGTCGGCATGTCGTTCACCCGAGCGGGGGAGACCGTCCGCGTAACGGGGAACCGGATCTACGACTTCGGCACGGGCATCAGCTCCGACACCTACTCCCGCATTACGATCGACCACAACGTGATCGTCGGTTCGTCCGCGCAGGGCCTTTACCTCTCGGGCACGACCACCCGTGCGCTCAACAACACCCTCGTCGAGAACGAGATCGCCGTCCGCGTCAGCCACGACGACGCCTACCTCCGCAGCAACGTCTTCGCTGGGAACGCGACGGCCGTGACCAACTACTTCGGCGACATCGATCCCGCTTACAACGTCTACTGGGACAACGGGAGCGACGGCGGCTACACCGACCCGACCGATACCCACGGCGACCCCCTCCTCACCGGGGGCGACTACTACTGGCTCGGGGCGGGCTCGGCGGCCATCGACGCCGGCGACCCCTCGGCGGACTTCGTGTTCGAACCTCGCCCCAACGGGGGCCGCGTCAACGCCGGGGCCTACGGGAACACCCCCCTCGCCACCGTCTCCTCACCGGAGGTAGCGGTGGAGCCGGCCGCCCTCGACTTCGGCGTGGTGTCGGCGCCTGCCGAGCTCGCCCTCACCGTGCGAAACGAGGGTGCGACCCGCCTCCTCTTTGGAGGGGTCGAGGTCGACGGCCCAACCGGCGCATTCGACGTAGTGAGCGCCCCAGCGGTGTTGATGCCTGGGGAGGAGGGACACATTGCCGTCGCCTTCGATCCGCCCAGCCCGGGCCCTTACACGGGCACCCTCCGCATCGAGACCAACGACGCCGACGAGCCCGTGGTGGACGTCGCGCTGACAGGGGTGCGGCAGACCGTCCACGTCCTCTTCCCCCACCTCATCGGACCGGCTCTCGCCGACTCCCTCGCGGCGTACTACGGCCCAAGTTCAGTCCTTCCCCAGGATGCCGCGGCAGACACCCTGTTCGCCGCCATTGCTCGCGTGACGGACGTGGACGGGGACGGCGTGCGGGGGCTCTACTCCGACCTTTTTGTCCCGTTCGACTGCAACCCCTCGTGCGACCCTTCCGCTGACGTTTACGACGGCGGAGAGGGGCTCGAGCTCGAGCCCCTCTGGCCCCTATCGCTGGTGCCGGGAAACGAGCGCGTCGAACGCGACCTCCACCACCTCTTCCCCGCCCGCGTGGAGGTCCAGGCCGACCGCGGCACCCT encodes:
- a CDS encoding phosphotransferase, with amino-acid sequence MPNRPPSPSVETRDVRADTYDDAMPRIPHRGHYSRDRADDRLEWVRQRTGAPLVELGTYGTDPETLRGNVENFIGMVQVPVGVGGPLLVRGEHVDDYIVAPLATTEGTLVASLSRGSRALSLAGGVRARVVHQQMTRAPMFTCGSLDDAFRLLRWLEGHLDDLRAAVRTASQRAELVAVRGFVSGAVLHVRFLYRTADAAGQNMTTAATHHACEWVLEHLPPDVDLVRYVIEGNFSSDKKASFLSFIEGRGTRVVAEAKLPGAVLRDVLKVEPSDLLSTWSGFVSASVGAGMMGLNVNVANTIAALFTATGQDIACVHESSVGQLDVRPDGDGIYVSLVLPSLVIGTVGGGTGLPTQREALEMLGCYGAGKGGRLAEIVAAFALALDLSTLSAITAGHFAAAHERLGRNRPDLGVKAEDFNEGLFERLLSDEDGPVAVGSAEPIPMDTSASILSDLAATELSNKRVGLFPYEVRYTREGVRGTVRLVLKVKATDSEVVGALNKMAQGCGGPLSSAFGRLGLQTDFRGCHERELALARLPQQKFTRIAPKIYGTWHDADREVCVIAMELLEDVTHVGTADRPDAWSRDDIAVVLNDLAPFHALHLGRTDSLPEDLCLSPRTTHATGGLAELWRALADHGAVEFPGTYTPERLRMVRALIDSIEEWWPTLEAMPRTLVHNDFNPRNLCLRRGGDGARLCAYDWELATVNAPQADIAEFLAFVLPPETRREDRLSWCDEYRRALEQASDAILDEEQFRAGFDLACADLLIGRLGLYTMAHTYKDYSFLPRVLDGVFRHVAASPTLAPFTR